The following proteins are encoded in a genomic region of Sorangiineae bacterium MSr12523:
- a CDS encoding phosphoadenylyl-sulfate reductase: MASAQPDVTQSELADANARLEKASYAERLAYAVERWGERLLFTSSFGAGSGVLLHLWSEVAPHLPVVFIDTGFLFDETLAYRDRLAESLHLTIRTLQPSIPRDDFIVEHGADIQGKDPDFCCKINKIDPLAPVLREARGWVSGLRRDQSSTRANVPILLATDEGHVKVHPIATMSAQEAAEYMARHHIEEHPLRARRFLSIGCWPCTRAVAEGEDERSGRWAGRGKTECGLHSAIYVPKTPPAR; this comes from the coding sequence ATGGCGAGTGCGCAGCCTGACGTGACGCAATCCGAGCTCGCCGACGCGAACGCGCGGCTCGAGAAGGCGAGCTACGCGGAGCGGCTCGCGTATGCCGTCGAGCGATGGGGGGAGCGGCTGCTCTTCACGTCGTCCTTCGGTGCCGGCAGCGGCGTGCTGCTGCACTTGTGGAGCGAGGTGGCGCCGCACCTGCCCGTGGTCTTCATCGACACGGGCTTCCTCTTCGACGAGACCCTCGCCTACCGCGATCGCCTTGCCGAGTCGCTCCACCTGACGATCCGCACGCTGCAGCCCTCTATTCCGCGCGATGATTTCATCGTCGAGCACGGCGCGGACATTCAGGGCAAAGATCCCGATTTTTGCTGCAAGATCAATAAGATAGACCCGCTCGCCCCCGTCTTGCGCGAGGCGCGTGGCTGGGTCTCCGGGCTGCGGCGCGATCAAAGCTCTACGCGTGCCAACGTTCCGATTCTGCTCGCGACCGACGAGGGGCACGTCAAAGTGCATCCCATCGCCACCATGTCGGCGCAGGAGGCGGCCGAGTACATGGCGCGCCACCATATCGAGGAACACCCGCTTCGCGCACGCCGCTTTCTCTCGATCGGGTGCTGGCCGTGCACGCGCGCCGTGGCCGAGGGCGAGGACGAGCGCTCCGGGCGATGGGCCGGACGCGGAAAGACCGAGTGCGGCCTGCACTCGGCGATCTACGTGCCTAAAACGCCCCCCGCACGCTGA